From the genome of Hymenobacter cellulosilyticus, one region includes:
- a CDS encoding serine hydrolase encodes MPTLFSRLTALSALSLSLLTGGAPAATAQQRTPSRFMTDSLDRYIERGMRQWQIPGLAVVVVKNGQVVVSKGYGVRAVGKPEPVDANTLFMIASNTKLFTGTALAKLEDDKKLSLDDRVTKYLPGFRLYDSVSTRLVTVRDLMGHHFGTKTFQGDFTFWDSDLSRAEVVNRMRLLKPNGQFRKDYGYCNAGFVAAGQVIPAATGGTTWDDYVQQNLLQPLGMTSTYTGTAGFGQRPNIALPYSNTFGPLALMPFDHIDNIGPCGSMVSNVTDLAKWLRFQLDSGRYEGKRLMSWASLRKTRDPNTLLSTRKSGMLPTHYMTYGLGVFTADYAGSQVFWHTGGATGQVSNVCFVPEEQLGIAILTNNDNQSFFEALRYQILDSYLGVPYVNRSAAYLQGAKTGDRETYTAVAKLQKRVDQKKKLPLTLDAYTGQFTHPLFGPITIAKKGKQLVVSFSNHPNLTATLDYMDGQEFRATYSNPSYGIFPAIFKVDGQQAASVEMRINPFIEYDSYLFSRL; translated from the coding sequence ATGCCTACGCTTTTTTCCCGCCTGACTGCCCTTTCCGCCCTGTCCCTAAGCCTGCTAACGGGCGGTGCTCCAGCGGCTACGGCTCAGCAGCGCACGCCCAGCCGCTTCATGACCGACAGCCTGGACCGCTACATCGAGCGGGGCATGCGGCAGTGGCAGATTCCGGGCTTGGCCGTGGTAGTGGTAAAAAACGGCCAGGTGGTGGTCAGCAAGGGCTACGGCGTACGGGCTGTGGGCAAACCCGAGCCCGTGGACGCCAACACGCTGTTCATGATTGCCTCCAATACCAAGCTGTTCACTGGTACGGCCCTGGCCAAGCTCGAAGACGACAAGAAACTTTCCCTCGATGACCGGGTCACCAAGTACCTGCCCGGCTTCCGCCTCTACGATTCCGTCTCGACCCGCCTGGTGACCGTGCGCGACCTGATGGGCCACCACTTCGGCACCAAGACTTTCCAAGGCGACTTCACCTTCTGGGACTCCGACCTGAGCCGGGCCGAAGTAGTGAACCGCATGCGCCTGCTTAAGCCCAACGGGCAGTTTCGCAAAGACTACGGCTACTGCAACGCCGGCTTCGTGGCAGCGGGCCAGGTGATTCCGGCAGCCACCGGCGGCACCACCTGGGACGACTACGTGCAGCAAAACCTGCTCCAGCCCCTGGGCATGACCAGCACCTACACCGGCACCGCCGGCTTTGGGCAGCGGCCCAACATTGCCCTGCCCTACTCCAACACCTTCGGCCCCCTGGCCCTGATGCCCTTCGACCATATCGACAACATCGGGCCCTGCGGCAGCATGGTTTCCAACGTGACGGACCTGGCCAAGTGGCTGCGCTTTCAGCTCGACAGTGGCCGGTACGAGGGCAAGCGGCTGATGAGCTGGGCCTCATTGCGCAAAACCCGGGACCCCAATACCTTGCTCTCAACCCGCAAGTCGGGCATGCTGCCCACCCACTACATGACCTACGGCCTGGGCGTATTCACGGCCGACTACGCTGGCAGCCAGGTATTCTGGCACACGGGCGGGGCCACGGGCCAAGTGAGCAACGTGTGCTTTGTGCCCGAAGAGCAGCTCGGTATTGCCATTCTGACCAACAACGACAACCAAAGCTTCTTCGAGGCGCTGCGCTACCAGATTCTGGACAGCTACCTGGGCGTGCCCTACGTGAACCGGAGCGCGGCGTACCTGCAGGGCGCCAAAACCGGCGACCGGGAAACCTACACCGCCGTAGCCAAGCTGCAAAAGCGCGTGGATCAGAAAAAGAAGCTGCCGCTGACGCTGGATGCTTACACCGGGCAGTTTACCCATCCGCTGTTTGGCCCTATCACCATTGCTAAAAAAGGTAAGCAGCTGGTGGTGAGCTTTTCCAACCACCCCAACCTGACGGCTACCCTCGACTACATGGACGGGCAGGAGTTCCGGGCTACCTATTCCAACCCGAGCTACGGCATTTTTCCGGCCATCTTCAAAGTGGACGGTCAGCAGGCGGCCAGCGTCGAAATGCGCATCAACCCCTTCATCGAGTACGATTCTTACCTGTTCAGTCGTTTGTAA
- a CDS encoding pyridoxal phosphate-dependent aminotransferase produces MLEVSQRGHAMPLSPYRRLTPFAEAAKQRGVRVHHLNIGQPDIETPPTMMAAVQQADIRVLEYSPTAGYLSYRRKLADYYQRVGIQVGVEDILVTAGGSEAIFFALMSCLNPGDELIIPEPFYGAYTAFAVAADVRIVPVTSSIADGFALPPIEEFERRITPRSKALLLCTPNNPTGYVYSRQELEQLKDLCVRHDLYLFSDEAYREFCYDREYVSAMHLEGADDHIVVLDTISKRYSACGARIGAFVTKNKALQQTAFKFAQMRISPPGLAQVLAEAASELPDTYFDQTKAEYLNRRDLMVQRLRAMPGVECPVPGGAFYVMAHLPVDDCDTFCQWLLESFSYENETVMLTPASGFYATKNLGKQQVRMAYVLNCTHLDRALTCLEQALLVYPGREIAVPEAALDHN; encoded by the coding sequence ATGTTGGAAGTCTCGCAGCGTGGCCACGCTATGCCGTTGTCGCCGTACCGCCGGCTCACTCCTTTTGCCGAGGCCGCCAAGCAGCGCGGCGTGCGCGTGCATCATCTCAACATCGGTCAGCCCGACATTGAAACCCCGCCCACAATGATGGCCGCCGTGCAGCAGGCCGACATCCGGGTGCTGGAATACAGTCCCACGGCGGGCTACCTGAGCTACCGCCGCAAGCTGGCCGACTACTACCAGCGCGTGGGCATCCAGGTCGGGGTCGAAGATATTCTGGTGACGGCGGGCGGCAGCGAGGCCATTTTCTTTGCCCTGATGAGCTGCCTCAACCCCGGCGACGAGCTCATCATTCCCGAGCCGTTCTACGGGGCCTACACCGCTTTTGCCGTGGCTGCCGACGTACGCATCGTGCCCGTTACCTCATCCATAGCCGACGGCTTTGCCCTGCCGCCCATCGAGGAGTTTGAGCGCCGCATCACGCCCCGCAGCAAGGCCCTGCTGCTGTGTACGCCCAACAACCCGACTGGCTACGTGTACAGCCGCCAGGAACTCGAGCAGCTCAAGGACCTGTGCGTGCGCCACGACCTATACCTGTTCAGCGACGAAGCCTACCGGGAGTTTTGCTACGACCGGGAGTACGTCAGCGCCATGCACCTGGAGGGCGCCGACGACCATATCGTGGTGCTCGACACCATTTCCAAGCGCTACAGTGCCTGCGGGGCGCGCATTGGCGCTTTCGTGACCAAGAATAAGGCCCTGCAGCAAACCGCCTTCAAGTTTGCCCAGATGCGGATAAGTCCGCCGGGCCTGGCCCAGGTGCTGGCCGAGGCCGCCTCCGAACTGCCCGACACCTATTTCGACCAAACCAAGGCCGAGTACCTCAACCGCCGCGACCTGATGGTGCAGCGCCTGCGGGCCATGCCCGGCGTGGAGTGCCCCGTGCCCGGCGGCGCGTTCTACGTCATGGCCCACCTGCCTGTCGACGACTGCGACACGTTCTGCCAGTGGCTGCTCGAATCGTTTTCCTACGAAAATGAAACGGTGATGCTCACGCCGGCCAGCGGCTTTTACGCCACCAAGAACCTGGGCAAGCAGCAGGTGCGCATGGCTTACGTGCTCAACTGCACCCACCTGGACCGGGCCCTGACCTGCCTGGAGCAAGCTCTGCTGGTATATCCGGGCCGGGAAATAGCCGTGCCCGAAGCCGCCCTGGACCATAATTGA
- a CDS encoding DinB family protein: MAHALLQAREELNTLLIDFPAGLLWQRPGGVASVGFHLQHLSGVLDRLLTYARGEALTPAQLLALEQEGQPATPNTTAADLVTAFNQQVDKALAQLIATPEAALTQACGVGRAQLPSTVLGLLVHAAEHTMRHLGQLLVTARVLQAQAGNTPE; encoded by the coding sequence GTGGCCCACGCCCTGCTGCAGGCCCGCGAAGAGCTCAATACTTTGCTGATTGACTTTCCCGCTGGCCTGCTCTGGCAGCGTCCGGGCGGAGTGGCTTCGGTGGGGTTTCACCTGCAGCACCTGAGCGGCGTGCTCGACCGGCTGCTAACCTACGCCCGCGGCGAGGCTCTGACGCCGGCGCAGCTGCTAGCCCTGGAGCAGGAAGGTCAGCCTGCCACCCCTAATACAACTGCCGCCGACCTAGTAACAGCCTTCAACCAGCAGGTAGACAAAGCTCTGGCGCAGCTCATTGCCACGCCGGAAGCTGCGCTGACCCAGGCGTGCGGCGTGGGCCGGGCCCAGCTGCCGTCTACCGTGCTGGGCCTGTTGGTGCACGCCGCCGAGCACACCATGCGCCATTTGGGCCAACTGCTGGTTACAGCCCGGGTGTTGCAGGCGCAGGCCGGTAATACTCCCGAATAA
- a CDS encoding L,D-transpeptidase family protein: MLLQPLGSVAARGGKPGRAATDSPSAGLYLRVLLDTAALGALATYDRLGLQAGAVVQSFYARRSFEPAWTEHATGWTAPAQEAVQLVGRAREFGLSPAVYGYRQLATLPDSLATAPTADARSRQLATYELRLTDALLRYAAHLRTGQLDAQTLQPASLTGETAQQATVALEQALAAAALGPSLLQCQPAGVLYHQVQQAWSRQLAADTLHRAGNEADFRRVAVNLERLRLETSVADTGEVALVNIPAFRLQILKAGRVVQSHRVVVGKPETPTPTLTSRLIVFVTAPDWRVPYSIAVQEMLPQLRDDPGFLYDNHYRLYDYRNRLVNPWHVRWSKVTPEAFPYTVRQTAGRHNALGNIVFYFANQHAVFLHDTPARSLFQRPQRALSHGCVRVEKPLALATYLLRRENQQAALPSVHRSIAQREKCRFDLAQGLPLQIRYYTCQADNGRLQFYADVYCQDEPLLAALFGR, translated from the coding sequence GTGCTTTTACAGCCCCTCGGCAGCGTGGCGGCCCGTGGTGGCAAGCCGGGCCGGGCCGCTACCGACAGCCCCTCGGCGGGGCTTTACCTGCGGGTTCTGCTCGATACGGCTGCTCTGGGCGCTTTGGCTACCTATGACCGGCTGGGGCTGCAGGCGGGGGCCGTAGTTCAAAGTTTTTACGCCCGGCGCAGTTTCGAGCCTGCCTGGACGGAACACGCCACCGGCTGGACAGCCCCGGCCCAGGAGGCGGTGCAGCTAGTGGGTCGGGCCCGGGAGTTTGGCCTAAGTCCGGCGGTCTATGGTTACCGGCAGCTGGCCACCCTGCCCGATTCGCTGGCTACGGCGCCCACCGCCGACGCCCGGAGTCGGCAACTGGCTACCTACGAGCTGCGCCTTACCGACGCCTTGCTGCGCTACGCGGCCCACTTGCGTACCGGCCAGCTCGACGCCCAGACCCTGCAGCCTGCGTCCCTGACGGGCGAAACGGCCCAGCAGGCTACCGTCGCCCTGGAGCAGGCTCTGGCCGCGGCGGCGCTTGGGCCCAGCCTGCTGCAGTGCCAGCCCGCCGGCGTCTTGTACCACCAAGTGCAGCAGGCCTGGAGCCGTCAGCTGGCGGCCGACACGCTGCACCGGGCCGGCAACGAGGCTGATTTCCGCCGGGTCGCGGTGAACCTGGAGCGGCTGCGCTTGGAAACGTCAGTTGCCGATACGGGCGAGGTGGCTCTGGTCAATATTCCGGCGTTTCGGCTCCAGATATTAAAGGCTGGCCGGGTAGTGCAAAGCCACCGCGTGGTGGTGGGCAAGCCCGAAACGCCCACGCCCACGCTCACCAGCCGGCTTATCGTGTTTGTTACGGCTCCCGACTGGCGCGTGCCCTACAGCATTGCCGTGCAGGAAATGCTGCCCCAGCTGCGGGACGACCCCGGCTTCCTCTACGACAACCACTACCGCCTCTACGACTACCGCAACCGGCTGGTAAACCCCTGGCACGTGCGTTGGAGCAAAGTGACGCCCGAGGCATTCCCTTACACTGTTCGGCAAACCGCCGGGCGGCACAATGCCTTGGGCAACATCGTGTTTTACTTCGCCAATCAGCACGCCGTATTCCTGCACGATACCCCGGCGCGCAGCCTGTTTCAACGGCCGCAGCGGGCCCTGAGTCACGGCTGCGTGCGGGTGGAAAAGCCATTGGCCTTGGCCACGTATCTGCTGCGGCGCGAAAACCAGCAGGCGGCCCTGCCGAGCGTGCACCGCAGCATTGCCCAACGCGAGAAGTGCCGCTTCGACCTGGCCCAGGGCCTGCCCTTGCAGATTCGCTACTACACCTGCCAGGCCGACAACGGCCGCCTGCAGTTTTATGCCGACGTGTACTGCCAGGATGAGCCGCTGCTGGCCGCTTTGTTTGGCCGCTAA
- a CDS encoding helix-turn-helix domain-containing protein, whose amino-acid sequence MGRQRQTLHLTTRQRQQLDDYLRQEGLLPLQHNRAQVLLYWAAGHSAATCAQHLGTTEDRVYAMRRAYRRLGLTAYLAASVQGGAPTKLTPAAEAVLTHLVADEPHASWSLRQLAEFLVGPATRPPSATSR is encoded by the coding sequence ATGGGGCGCCAACGACAGACCCTCCATTTAACCACCCGGCAGCGCCAGCAGCTCGACGACTATCTGCGGCAAGAAGGCTTACTGCCGCTGCAACACAACCGGGCCCAGGTACTGCTGTACTGGGCCGCAGGCCACTCGGCTGCTACCTGCGCCCAGCACCTGGGCACCACCGAAGACCGGGTGTACGCCATGCGCCGGGCCTACCGCCGCCTGGGTCTTACCGCCTACCTGGCAGCCTCGGTGCAGGGCGGCGCGCCTACCAAGCTTACTCCCGCCGCGGAGGCCGTCCTCACTCATCTGGTAGCCGACGAGCCGCACGCGTCCTGGAGCTTGCGCCAGCTGGCTGAGTTTCTGGTGGGGCCGGCTACGCGCCCTCCATCAGCTACGTCACGGTAA
- a CDS encoding sugar MFS transporter, which translates to MALVAPTSTSASAAPTGTDQPTPRYTSALASLTVLFFMMGFITCLNDILIPYLKGLFTLSYAKVNLVNFCFFGAYLVMGVPAGWLVKRLGYKGGMLVGFLIAAAGCCLFFPAAESRTFALFLGALFVLATGVVTLQVAGNPYVAILGPPHTASSRLTLTQAFNSLATTIAPVLGARLILSHLPDLSQLTPAQTAALDITSVQYLYLGIAAVLVLISLLLAFLKLPQIAHAPAPAGDTQRAWHFRHLVLGLVGIFAYVGAEVAIGSHIVSYLGQPEVMGMAARDAGEQVAFYWGAAMLGRFAGIFVLRAVRPGRVLAVTAVGAVLLVLLSINTSGAVAMWSLLAVGLMNAVMFPVIFTLAVAGLGRHTEDASGLLSAAIVGGALIPPLFGLLADSQSGGGGVHALRLAFLLPVLCYLYILWYGLKGHVVRQPAQ; encoded by the coding sequence ATGGCCCTTGTTGCCCCTACTTCCACCAGTGCTAGTGCTGCCCCCACTGGCACCGACCAGCCCACGCCGCGCTACACGTCGGCACTGGCCTCGCTGACGGTGCTGTTCTTCATGATGGGCTTTATCACCTGTCTCAATGACATCCTGATTCCTTACCTCAAGGGCCTCTTCACGCTCAGCTACGCCAAGGTCAACCTGGTCAACTTCTGCTTCTTCGGCGCCTATCTGGTCATGGGCGTGCCCGCCGGCTGGCTCGTCAAGCGCCTGGGCTACAAGGGCGGCATGCTCGTGGGCTTCCTCATTGCCGCCGCCGGCTGCTGCCTGTTCTTCCCCGCCGCCGAGAGCCGCACCTTCGCCCTGTTCCTGGGCGCCCTGTTCGTGCTGGCCACCGGCGTGGTCACCCTGCAGGTGGCTGGCAACCCCTACGTGGCCATCCTGGGCCCGCCGCACACGGCGTCCTCCCGCCTCACGCTCACGCAGGCCTTCAACTCGCTGGCTACCACCATTGCCCCCGTGCTGGGCGCGCGCCTGATTCTTTCCCACCTGCCCGACCTGAGCCAGCTCACCCCGGCCCAGACGGCGGCCCTGGACATCACGTCGGTGCAGTACCTCTACCTGGGCATTGCCGCCGTGCTGGTGCTCATTAGCCTGCTGCTGGCCTTCCTCAAGCTGCCCCAGATTGCCCACGCCCCGGCCCCGGCCGGCGACACGCAGCGGGCCTGGCATTTCCGCCACCTGGTGCTGGGCCTGGTGGGCATCTTTGCTTACGTGGGGGCCGAGGTGGCCATTGGCTCGCACATCGTCAGCTACCTGGGTCAGCCCGAAGTGATGGGCATGGCCGCCCGTGACGCGGGCGAGCAGGTGGCCTTCTACTGGGGGGCGGCCATGCTGGGGCGGTTTGCCGGCATTTTTGTGCTGCGGGCCGTGCGGCCCGGGCGGGTGCTGGCCGTCACGGCCGTGGGCGCGGTGCTGCTCGTGCTCCTCTCCATCAACACCAGCGGGGCCGTGGCCATGTGGAGCTTGCTGGCCGTGGGCTTGATGAATGCGGTGATGTTCCCAGTCATCTTCACGCTGGCCGTGGCCGGGCTGGGGCGGCACACGGAGGATGCCTCGGGCCTGCTCTCGGCTGCCATCGTGGGCGGGGCCCTGATTCCGCCGCTCTTCGGCCTGCTTGCCGACAGCCAGAGCGGGGGCGGCGGGGTGCATGCCCTGCGCCTGGCCTTTCTGCTGCCCGTGCTCTGCTACCTCTACATCCTCTGGTACGGCTTGAAGGGCCACGTAGTCCGGCAGCCGGCGCAGTAA
- a CDS encoding GDSL-type esterase/lipase family protein, with protein sequence MGPGAPPAADRGPAGSGGSFGPAGRSAPTDYANLQRYAAANERLPPPPASPARVVIIGNSITEGWVKEDSAFFKGKPYGYIGRGISGQATDQTLLRFRQDVVNLRPAVVVLIVGTNDIAENRGPYVPKRTMENIMSMVELAQAHRIRVVLASVLPATDFWWRKGLNPASKILALNQQLKAYADQQRLTYLDFHSAMTDEQGGLKKVYGEDGVHPNLAGYRVMEPLLNQAVAQALKRK encoded by the coding sequence TTGGGCCCTGGCGCGCCGCCTGCTGCTGACCGCGGGCCTGCTGGTTCCGGTGGTAGCTTTGGGCCAGCAGGCCGCTCAGCCCCCACCGACTACGCCAACCTGCAGCGCTACGCCGCCGCCAACGAGCGGCTGCCCCCGCCGCCGGCTAGTCCGGCCCGGGTGGTCATCATCGGCAACTCTATTACCGAGGGCTGGGTGAAAGAAGATTCCGCCTTTTTCAAGGGCAAGCCCTACGGCTACATCGGCCGGGGCATCAGCGGACAAGCCACCGACCAAACTCTGCTGCGCTTTCGCCAGGATGTGGTGAATCTGCGGCCGGCCGTAGTGGTCCTTATCGTGGGCACCAACGACATAGCCGAAAACCGCGGCCCTTACGTGCCCAAGCGCACCATGGAAAATATCATGAGCATGGTCGAGCTGGCGCAGGCCCACCGCATCCGGGTGGTGCTGGCCTCGGTGCTGCCCGCCACCGACTTCTGGTGGCGCAAAGGCCTGAACCCGGCCTCCAAGATTCTGGCCCTGAACCAGCAGCTCAAAGCTTACGCCGACCAGCAGCGCCTCACCTACCTCGACTTCCACTCGGCCATGACCGATGAGCAAGGGGGTCTGAAAAAGGTGTACGGCGAAGACGGCGTGCACCCCAACCTGGCTGGCTACCGCGTGATGGAGCCCCTGCTCAACCAGGCCGTGGCCCAGGCCCTGAAACGTAAATAG
- a CDS encoding glycoside hydrolase family 30 protein, with amino-acid sequence MLNKLLPSLLLSALSVSSALAQNAVSPARNFKAYSVAGKKAQVYATVAGSDQRLATAGSLSFQPSPQPLESQVCVFVDPTKTFQTLLGIGGALTDASAETYAKLSKDQQQEFMQAYYSPTKGIGYTLARTTIASSDFSTAPYDYVADKDESLKTFSVKHDEQYRIPFIKQAIAAAGGKLTMYVAPWSPPAWMKDNSNRLKGGKLLPQYRQAWADHYVKFIKEYERQGIPIWGLSTQNEPMAVQTWESCVFSATEERDFIKEYLGPTLKKGGLGDRKLIAWDHNRDQVYQRASTILDDPKAAQYVWGVGYHWYETWTGSQMMFDNVRRVRETYPNTNLLLTEACIEKFDFNKVNDWALGEKYGMSMINDFNNGNVGWTDWNVLLDEQGGPNHVKNFCYAPIIGDTRTGKLLYTNIYYYIGHFSKFIRPGAKRIVSSSNRDHLSSTAFINTDGKVAVVVMNDGDQKQEFQLWMQGQSAPVVSQAHSIMTFVIN; translated from the coding sequence ATGCTCAATAAGCTCCTTCCCTCCCTGCTGCTCTCCGCCCTGAGCGTAAGCAGCGCCCTGGCTCAGAATGCCGTCAGCCCGGCCCGCAACTTCAAAGCGTATTCGGTAGCCGGCAAAAAAGCCCAGGTGTATGCCACCGTAGCCGGCTCCGACCAGCGCCTGGCCACGGCCGGCAGCCTCAGCTTTCAGCCCTCGCCCCAGCCCCTGGAGTCTCAGGTGTGCGTGTTCGTGGATCCGACCAAGACGTTTCAGACCCTGCTCGGTATCGGCGGGGCCCTGACCGACGCCTCGGCCGAAACCTACGCCAAGCTCAGCAAGGACCAGCAGCAGGAGTTCATGCAGGCTTACTACAGCCCCACCAAGGGCATTGGCTACACCCTGGCCCGCACCACTATTGCCAGCTCCGACTTCAGCACCGCACCTTACGACTACGTAGCCGACAAGGACGAGAGCCTGAAGACCTTTAGCGTTAAGCACGACGAGCAATACCGCATTCCCTTTATCAAGCAGGCCATTGCCGCCGCCGGCGGTAAGCTGACGATGTACGTGGCCCCCTGGAGCCCACCGGCCTGGATGAAGGACAACAGCAACCGGTTGAAGGGCGGCAAGCTGCTGCCCCAGTACCGCCAAGCCTGGGCCGACCACTACGTCAAGTTTATCAAGGAGTATGAGCGCCAGGGTATTCCAATCTGGGGTTTGAGCACCCAGAACGAGCCCATGGCCGTGCAGACGTGGGAATCCTGCGTATTTTCGGCCACTGAGGAGCGCGACTTTATTAAGGAATACCTGGGCCCTACCCTGAAAAAAGGCGGCTTGGGCGACCGGAAACTCATTGCCTGGGACCACAACCGGGACCAGGTGTACCAGCGTGCTAGCACCATTCTGGACGACCCCAAGGCCGCTCAGTACGTGTGGGGCGTGGGTTACCACTGGTACGAAACCTGGACCGGCAGCCAGATGATGTTCGACAACGTGCGCCGCGTGCGCGAAACCTACCCCAACACCAACCTGCTGCTCACCGAGGCCTGCATCGAGAAGTTCGACTTCAACAAAGTAAACGACTGGGCCCTGGGCGAGAAGTACGGCATGTCGATGATTAACGACTTCAACAACGGCAACGTGGGCTGGACCGACTGGAACGTGCTGCTCGACGAGCAGGGCGGCCCCAACCACGTCAAGAACTTCTGCTACGCTCCTATCATCGGCGACACCCGCACGGGCAAGCTGCTCTACACCAACATCTACTACTACATCGGCCACTTCTCCAAGTTCATCCGGCCCGGTGCCAAGCGTATCGTGAGCTCCTCCAACCGGGACCACCTGAGCTCCACGGCCTTCATCAATACCGATGGCAAAGTGGCCGTGGTGGTGATGAACGACGGTGACCAGAAGCAGGAGTTCCAGCTCTGGATGCAGGGACAGTCGGCCCCGGTGGTAAGCCAGGCTCACTCCATCATGACTTTCGTCATCAACTAA
- a CDS encoding RICIN domain-containing protein, whose amino-acid sequence MKNVTRSLLGLVAAGLSLHPGSLMAQSVSSWMTTGDQSKLLQPQAAVNFGANSGTAATTITVNEGTTYQSMDGFGATMTGSSAYVLNRNMSATQRDALLNDLFTGSGIRLSFLRHTMGGSDFSAQGDFTYDDRPAGQTDASLTYFNLNNDRVDLIPMLKAARAKNGAIKLMGSPWSAPAWMKETGNLRGGGWLNVAWYQAYANYFVKYVQGYAAEGLPIYAVTLQNEPLYAAPYMAMRMDPGNQAAFLKNNIGPAFRNANINTKLIVYDHNWDRPDYPMDVFADAAAAQYAAGSAFHGYSDTNGIPNMTTVHNAYPSKDIWFTEATGSVNGSFSGDLRWHVGNFLIGNTRNWSKSVLTWNLVLDQNSGPKNGGCNDCRGVVTVNNTNGSVTRNPEYYALGHASKFVDPGAVRIATNSVAGGIENVAFRNPDGSKVLIALNNGSSQSTFKVVWNNQAFTYTLPAGAVATYKWSGGTVTPTPSGPTVGRIYQISSKNGGKTMEVSANSTANGGRVQQWGWANTASQKWKLVDAGSGYVRIVNLNSNKSLDIVGPSTADGALIHQWDWASVDNQYWLITANGDGTYRIVNKYSGKALNVQNNSTADGAAIQQWTYGGGDNERWWFTDQGAARPALATTSAAADARLQLYPTTVASELNFDYTADQPQPLQITLVDMLGKTVLQRPDALAKTGLNSFSLNVAALPSGVYVLRVGTAEGQLQRRLVISR is encoded by the coding sequence ATGAAAAATGTTACCAGATCCTTGCTCGGATTGGTGGCCGCGGGCCTGAGCCTGCATCCTGGTTCCCTAATGGCTCAGAGTGTGAGCTCCTGGATGACGACGGGTGACCAAAGCAAGCTGCTGCAGCCCCAGGCTGCCGTAAACTTCGGGGCCAACTCGGGCACGGCCGCAACCACCATCACGGTAAACGAGGGCACCACCTACCAAAGCATGGATGGCTTCGGGGCCACCATGACGGGCTCCTCGGCCTACGTGCTGAACCGCAACATGTCGGCCACGCAGCGGGATGCCCTGCTCAACGACCTCTTTACCGGCAGCGGCATCCGCCTGAGCTTTTTGCGCCACACCATGGGCGGCTCCGACTTCTCGGCCCAGGGCGACTTCACCTACGATGACCGCCCCGCCGGGCAGACTGACGCCAGTCTGACGTACTTCAACCTGAACAACGACCGGGTTGACCTGATTCCGATGCTGAAAGCCGCTCGGGCCAAAAACGGCGCCATCAAGCTGATGGGCTCCCCGTGGTCGGCCCCGGCCTGGATGAAGGAAACCGGCAATCTGCGCGGCGGCGGCTGGCTGAACGTGGCCTGGTACCAGGCCTACGCCAACTACTTCGTGAAATACGTGCAGGGCTATGCCGCCGAGGGCCTCCCGATTTATGCCGTAACCCTGCAGAACGAGCCGTTGTATGCCGCCCCGTACATGGCCATGCGCATGGACCCAGGCAACCAGGCAGCCTTCCTGAAAAACAACATCGGGCCGGCCTTCCGCAACGCGAATATCAATACCAAGCTCATTGTGTACGACCACAACTGGGACCGGCCGGACTACCCGATGGATGTATTTGCGGATGCCGCCGCGGCTCAGTACGCGGCCGGCTCGGCCTTCCACGGCTACTCCGACACCAACGGCATTCCGAACATGACCACCGTCCACAATGCCTACCCCAGCAAGGACATCTGGTTTACGGAAGCCACCGGCTCGGTAAACGGCAGCTTCTCGGGCGACCTGCGCTGGCATGTGGGCAACTTCCTGATTGGCAACACCCGCAACTGGAGCAAGAGCGTGCTGACCTGGAACCTGGTTCTCGACCAGAACAGCGGCCCGAAAAACGGCGGCTGCAATGATTGCCGCGGCGTGGTAACGGTGAACAACACCAACGGCAGCGTAACGCGCAACCCGGAATACTACGCCCTGGGCCACGCCAGCAAGTTTGTGGACCCCGGCGCGGTGCGCATTGCGACCAACTCGGTAGCCGGTGGCATCGAAAACGTGGCTTTCCGCAACCCCGACGGCTCCAAAGTCCTGATTGCCTTGAACAATGGCAGCTCGCAAAGCACGTTTAAAGTGGTATGGAACAACCAGGCCTTCACCTACACCCTGCCCGCCGGCGCAGTAGCTACCTACAAGTGGAGCGGCGGCACGGTAACGCCCACGCCCAGCGGCCCAACCGTGGGGCGCATCTACCAGATCAGCTCCAAGAACGGCGGCAAAACCATGGAAGTCTCGGCTAACTCTACCGCCAACGGCGGCCGGGTGCAGCAGTGGGGCTGGGCTAACACGGCCAGCCAGAAATGGAAGCTCGTCGACGCAGGTAGCGGCTACGTGCGCATCGTGAACCTGAACAGCAACAAGAGCCTCGACATCGTGGGGCCCAGCACGGCCGACGGCGCCCTGATTCACCAGTGGGACTGGGCCAGCGTTGACAACCAGTACTGGCTGATTACGGCCAACGGCGACGGGACGTACCGCATTGTAAACAAGTATAGCGGTAAAGCCCTCAACGTGCAGAATAACTCCACGGCCGACGGCGCGGCCATTCAGCAGTGGACCTACGGCGGCGGCGACAACGAGCGGTGGTGGTTTACCGACCAGGGTGCGGCCCGCCCTGCCCTGGCCACGACCAGTGCCGCTGCCGATGCGCGTCTGCAGCTTTATCCTACCACGGTAGCCTCCGAACTGAACTTCGACTACACGGCCGACCAGCCGCAGCCCTTGCAGATAACCCTGGTGGATATGCTCGGCAAAACCGTATTGCAACGCCCTGATGCCCTGGCCAAAACCGGCCTGAACTCCTTCTCGCTGAACGTGGCCGCCCTGCCCAGCGGGGTGTACGTACTGCGGGTAGGCACTGCCGAAGGGCAGCTGCAGCGTCGCCTGGTTATCAGCCGCTAG